A region from the Rhodanobacteraceae bacterium genome encodes:
- a CDS encoding GGDEF domain-containing protein — protein MPTPRDSYSVLRDRLRWRVAMLLAMLIALLMIALGLLNNSLGFHDTALLAWGILGLACGLLVTLALLPRALGANVFFATIALALVAVLALGLSIERSMLHWAYVFPPVVAFVLRPAWALLAMVAFGVYASLIGLRMMAPIDVTRFASGYGLLVCFTYTYALLQERAAAMLRYQSDHDVLSGCLNRRTFNEAIAALDLSATRCTFLLIDLDHFKQINDERGHLVGDRVITAVADRLRGALAAHDRLYRYGGEEFALMLAGQDEAQGMALAERLRHAVAAAEVSGVQLTVSVGVACWTARAGSVTQAIRDADRALYAAKHAGRNRVVAASHLGPDPGEGR, from the coding sequence ATGCCGACGCCACGCGATTCCTATTCGGTGCTGCGCGACCGGCTGCGCTGGCGCGTGGCAATGCTGCTGGCCATGCTGATCGCGCTGCTGATGATCGCGCTGGGGCTGCTCAACAACAGCCTGGGCTTTCACGACACCGCACTCCTGGCCTGGGGGATTCTGGGACTGGCTTGCGGGCTGCTGGTCACGCTGGCCTTGCTGCCGCGCGCGCTCGGCGCGAATGTGTTCTTCGCCACCATCGCGCTGGCGCTGGTCGCGGTGCTGGCGCTCGGGCTTTCCATCGAGCGCTCGATGCTGCACTGGGCCTATGTGTTCCCGCCGGTGGTTGCTTTCGTGCTGCGGCCCGCCTGGGCTCTGCTGGCGATGGTGGCCTTCGGTGTCTACGCCAGCCTGATCGGCCTGCGCATGATGGCGCCGATCGACGTGACCCGCTTCGCCAGTGGCTACGGCCTGCTGGTGTGTTTCACCTATACCTACGCGCTGCTGCAGGAACGCGCGGCGGCGATGCTGCGCTACCAGTCGGACCACGATGTGCTCAGCGGCTGCCTCAACCGGCGCACCTTCAATGAGGCGATCGCCGCACTGGATCTGTCAGCCACGCGCTGCACTTTCCTGCTGATCGACCTCGACCACTTCAAGCAGATCAACGACGAGCGCGGCCACCTGGTTGGCGATCGGGTGATCACCGCGGTGGCCGACCGATTGCGCGGGGCGCTGGCGGCGCATGACCGCCTGTACCGTTACGGCGGCGAGGAGTTCGCATTGATGCTCGCGGGTCAGGACGAGGCGCAGGGTATGGCGCTGGCCGAGCGCCTGCGCCATGCCGTGGCGGCGGCCGAAGTGAGTGGCGTCCAGCTGACGGTGAGCGTGGGTGTGGCCTGCTGGACCGCGCGCGCCGGCAGCGTCACCCAAGCCATCCGCGACGCCGATCGTGCGCTGTATGCCGCAAAGCACGCCGGCCGCAACCGCGTGGTGGCGGCCTCCCACCTGGGGCCGGATCCGGGAGAAGGCCGATGA